AAAAAAGATTCTTTGCTAATCCCTTTAAAATCAGGGATTTTAAGAACCCTGTCCTTTATGTTAGAAAAATAAGTTGCCATTTGCTTGTTTATTAGTAAAAATAGTTACTATCTTTGCGCCCTATAAGGCACACAAATAAGAAAGCAAAGGTATGAAAACGAAAGACATAAGAAACAACTACAATCCGAAAACGCTCCAATACCTCAAAGATAAATATGGATTAACCCTGCGATATGTACGCGCCTCTATTAACAGGGAGAGAAATGGGATAATCCCGACAAAGCTCAGAAAGGAGTACGAAAAAATAGAGAAAGAATTGGCGGGCACACTCAACAAAAACAAAAACGTGCTATGAGTCGTAAAAATCAAAAACATGGCCCTTCACTATGCAGAACGAAACAATCCCGTTTATCTGCACAATTTGACGATACTCGTCTTTTGGAAGTTGCACAAAGTAGGTGTTTTCAAAATGACGGTTCTCGGCTTTCTCTATCTCAAGCTCAAGCAATTCTGAAAAAGCCAGCAGCTCGTCACTTTTGTTTTTTAGTTCTTTATCATCAGCAAAATTCATCAACTGTATCCTGATTTTCATGCAACAAACATACTCAAAATATATAACTATTGACCAGTGGCAATCCGCAGGGCTGTCTTACTTCCAGTATAAGTGGGATAAAAGTCAAGGCAAATTAGAAACTTTGGGTCGCTCTTGTCGCGGAAATGAAATCAAGATATTGATTGACAGCATTCAGGACGATAAGAAGAAACAAGCAATCCTCTCCAAGTTCCCCTCTCCCGAACAGGACACCCGAAACAAAGCACTTTTAGAGCAGATAACCCCTGACCCGACAGCAAAGCAATTTTACCACGACTACCAGCTTGCGGACGGAAGATATCTGCGGGACTTGGAAAATTACAAATACGTGCGTGAATACGCTCGCAATGCTGAGATAATGAATGCACTGCACGCTGTTTTTGTCAATCAAACCAACGCCCGCAAGAAGTTAGGCGGCAATATGAGGAATTTTTGGCAACAGGCAGCCATAGCCATGAACGAAATAAAAGAGCAAACAGGACATACCCTAAGACTAACCAACCCTGTTTCCCTGCAAAGAGCATATAAGAGGTATAGAGAAATGGGCTACGAGGGCATCATAAACCCCCGCTTCTGCAACGACAACAGCCGCAAGGTAACGGTGGATATTGAAAACCTGATAATGTCGCTCTATACCATGCCAAACAAGCCCTTTGCAACTGACGTGCATATCCTTTACCTGTCTTTCCTTGCTGGTAAATTAAAGGTTGCAGACCGTAAGACAGGCGAACTTCTCAACCCCAAAGACTTTTACAAAGACGGCAAACCCATAGAAATAAGCGACTCCACCGTGTGGAACTACTTAAATATGCCACACAATAGGGTGGTAGTTGATAAGCCTCGTAACTCATCACACAGCTATAACAATATGCACCGCCCGCACCACCACCGCGTTGCTCCTGTTTACAGTTTCAGCAAAATATCAATGGACGACAGAGACCTGCCCCGCAAGCTGGCAGGCGGCACACGTGTTAAGGCTTACTACTCCTATGATGTAGCAAGCGGGTGTGTTATTGGTATGGCATACAGCCGCAGCAAAGACGAGGAGTTGTTTCTCGAATGTATGCGTGATATGTTCAGGACTATCAACAGCAACAACCTACCCATGCCAATGGAGGTTGAGGTAGAAAACCACCTTGTAAACAAGTTCTTTGACGACCTCCATGTTATGTTCCCCTTTGTCCGCATCTGTAATCCGGGCAACTCTCAAGAGAAACGTGCGGAACACTTTAACAGGGCAAAGAAGTACTCGGTTGAGAAGTCCTTGCAAATAGGCATAGGGCGTTGGTGGGCTAAGTCAGAGGCTTACAGAGTGGACATGAATAAAGCTGACGACCAGTATCAGGAGAAAGAGTTTACTTATGAGCGACTGGTTGCCGATGATATAGCTGCTTGCAAGGAGTATAACAATCAGCTTCACCCGAAACAGAAGCTATACCCTAATAAAACACGCTGGCAGGTTCTTTTAGAAAACACCAACCCCAACGCTACCAAAGTCAGCAATGCGGTTGTGTACAAAGCCATCGGAAACTGTACCAAAACAAGTATTAAGCGAAACCAATATGTTACCGTCCTGTATGACAAATATGTGCTGCCAAGCGTGAAGGTTCTCGAAAAGCTGCAACCCGCCAACTATGAAGTACAGGCGTATTACCTGCCCAACGAGGACGGCTCTGTTGCTGAGGTCTATCTCTATCAGGGCGACACCTATGTGGGTAAGTGTGGACGTGTAGCGAAATACTCAGAAGCTAAGGCGGAAATGGAAGAGGCAGACCACATCGCCTACATCAACCAAGCCAAATACGTTGCCTCATTTGATAAAATGGTTAAGGAGGGCAAAGAGAAACTTGCCAAACCTGAAATATGGGAAGATGCGGAACTTCCGCAAGAGCCTGCAAAGGTATTGCCACCTGTTGCCGCAAAAGAAGACGACCTGAGCGACCTGCTCAATTTCAATCCTGCCGAATACGCACAAAAAGCCCTGAATGACCTATAACTCATAATTCATAACTCATAATTCATAATTACCATGATAACCCCCGAAATCAAAACAAGAGTAATCACAGGATTGCAAGCCGCAAAACATAACTTTGGCGGCACAGACAGTAAGTTTGCCACCTCACTCGGCATTAATGCAGCGCAGTTGAGCCGTGTTCTCAAAGGCGACTATGACAAAGTATTATCAGATGCCTCGTGGCTGTCCATCGCCCGCAAGTTGCAACTTCCCTTGTTCAACGAAAAGGCATGGAAAACAGCGCAAACGCCTGTTTACACCTACATTTATCAAATGCTCGGCAAGTGCCAGCATGAGAGCATATCCGCCCTCATCTGCGATGCCGCAGACATCGGCAAGACGTACACCGCAAAAGAATACTGCAAAGCCAACAAAAACGCCATTTACATAGACTGCTCGCAGGTTAAAACCAAGCAAAAACTTGTGAGAGCCATTGCCAAAGAGTTTGGCGTAAACTACTCAGGCAGATACTCAGACGTGTACGCAGACCTCGTATATTACCTCACTGCCATTGCAACACCTGTTATCGTGTTGGACGAGGCGGGCGACTTGGCTTATGAAGCATTCTTAGAGCTAAAAGCCTTATGGAACGCAACAGAAGGATATTGCGGCTGGTGCATAATGGGAGCGGACGGATTAAAGGAGAAAATCCGCAGAGCCATTGACAACAAGAAAGTGGGCTACACAGAGATATTCAGCCGCTACGGAAAGCGTTATCAGCGCATCACACCCGAAGGCAGGGAAGAGCAGGAGCGTTTTACCAAGCAGCAAGCCGCACTCATCATTCAGGCGAACGCTCCGCAGGCAGACATTCAGAAACTGCTCCGCAACACAGAGGGTTCTTTGAGGCGCATCAAAAATGAACTAAGCAAGCTCAATCCATGATTTTACAAACATTTACATATAATAATCCTAACTACTTACTCATGACAAGAGCCTACTCAGTAACCTCTATACTCAACACCAAGTTCAAAGAGATGCAATTTGAGGGAGAGTTCCTTGACCTGATAGGCAAGCCCGAACTATCCGGCTGCTGGTTCATTCAGGGTGGCACAGGCAACGGCAAAACAACCTTCACGATGAAGCTGTGCCGCTACCTGTCAAACTTCGCCACTATTGGCTATAACTCATTAGAGGAGGGTGTGAGTCAGGCTTTGAAAAAACAACTGCGAAAACACAACATGAAAGAGCTTGGCAGTCGCTTTAAGGTATGGCATAAAGTAGAGATACCCGACCTGATAGCCAAGCTAAAACAGCCCAAAAGCCCGCAAGTAATTGTAATAGATACCGTTCAGTATGCCTTTGCTTCACTTCGGGAAATTAAGGGCATGATAGACAGCTTTCCGAATAAGCTGTTTATCATCATATCACACGAGCATGGCAAGACACCCGAAGGAACTGTGGCAGTGCGCCTAAAACAGCTTGCGGGGGTTAAAATCAGGATTATAGCCTTTGTAGCCTTCTGCATGAGCCGCTATCTGGAAAACAGCGCAGGCAAGCCCTATGTCATTTGGGAAGAAGAAGCTCGCAAGTTCCACCCATTCTTAGAACAAACAAACACACTCAACATTTTATAATCAAATAACATAAACCCCATGAACACACTAACCCCCGACCAAGCCATTGAGCAAGTCTGTCAATTAACAGGCATGACACACGAAGATTATCACAACCACGTGCTTACATTAGGCACAGCACACTGCCGTCAGATAGTAGTCAGAATGCTGGAAGTGCAGCCATACGGCAGTTTTAAAGATGAGATAAATCTCATTGTAAGCGAGATTACCACCAATCACCTGTACGGCTACTGGGCATACTTCCAAAACGTATGCTACATCAGAAACCAGCGCTTAGTCAACATCTGCGGACAGCTGGACACTGCAACCCAGAGGTCATTCATTCATCGCATTTGGATTAATCAACTGCAACATGACCGCATTATCAGCGTGCCGAGCCATACATGTTTCACGCGCAAAGTAGCAGGTATCGTGCGCGAATTATTCATTAACAACCTATGTAAAGAAATAATATCATGAGCACGGAAATTACGGAAAAATTAATTGCAAACTGGGTGAAGCAATATGAGCAATACCTGCGTGATTT
This Bacteroidota bacterium DNA region includes the following protein-coding sequences:
- a CDS encoding ATP-binding protein → MITPEIKTRVITGLQAAKHNFGGTDSKFATSLGINAAQLSRVLKGDYDKVLSDASWLSIARKLQLPLFNEKAWKTAQTPVYTYIYQMLGKCQHESISALICDAADIGKTYTAKEYCKANKNAIYIDCSQVKTKQKLVRAIAKEFGVNYSGRYSDVYADLVYYLTAIATPVIVLDEAGDLAYEAFLELKALWNATEGYCGWCIMGADGLKEKIRRAIDNKKVGYTEIFSRYGKRYQRITPEGREEQERFTKQQAALIIQANAPQADIQKLLRNTEGSLRRIKNELSKLNP